In the genome of Microtus ochrogaster isolate Prairie Vole_2 chromosome 14 unlocalized genomic scaffold, MicOch1.0 chr14_random_1, whole genome shotgun sequence, the window gcaggccctgctcctctcctgggcagcacaatagagctgaccccaTTGACAGGGGAGTGGGTGAGCTGACTCAGAAAACGTGGATTCACAGCTCCTGGGAGCCAAGCCTTTGACTGCTCCAGCTACCAAATCACATGCAGCCACTCCTAAGTTGGTGTTTCCCTCTGACACAGCCTGCCTCTCAGAACTTGATATCTAAAGCAAGGGTACTTATTAGGAACACATTTTTCATAGCATCAGGTAAAATCAGTAAAATCTTTGTTCCTTTAAAGtagttttgatattattttttctttcattgtttgagaatttcacacatgcattTGGTGTGTTTTGATTAAATCCCCACCCCCTACAATCCCTCTCCTACCCCCCATACCACATGCTTTTTCTTCTCAACTTCATGTGCTTCTATTTGTGTCATTGTTCTTTAACTGAGTCCACTTAGTGATGCCCCCACGGGCAGGGTCAGGACATCTACTAGAGCACGGACAGCTCTCCTGCCCACATCCCGGGAGGACTCTAGCTCGCCCTCCTCCAGCAGCAATCAATTGCCAACAGCTCCTTAGCTGGGGGTGCGGCTTCATGACCACttccctctccatgctgggatttgtcTGGCTTCATCTTGCATAGATAACTCTACGAATTCAGATGTGTAACTGACccatgtccagaaaacactgtttcattGTAGTTACCAGTCATCTTTGGTTCTCACAATCTTTAACTTAGCTATTCTGCCAACCACACAGGTTTCACATCCAGCTGGAAAATAAGTCACATATACATAGTGAAATAAAGAAGACTTTGGCTTCAGTTaacagaaatttaataaaaacctAACCAGAGGAATttcattctattaaaaaaaaaatgacaactgcCTACTGAGCACAAACATTAGacactttctctgttttgtaaAATAGAATTAACAATATAGGACAGATCCACAGGAATacaaacaagacaagagtctggGTTCCTTTCTGTTACAGGTGGGGCCATTTGTGTGTTTCAATCCTGAACAAATACCAGTTTACAGTCTAAAATCAATCATGACAATAAAATACATTCCATTTTCCAAGTTGCtggtaataaatatttaatttttaaaaatagtttttggggttttttttctctttaaaaagacacAGCATGCTAAGTACAGAAAACATGGAAAACATCGTGGTGCAGGCAGGCTCACCTGGTGGTATAAAATGGCCTTCTACATTCAAGAACGCCATCCTCAGAGACACCACCATGCTCTACCTCTGGACGTTCAAGTATGTTCCTCAGAACACTATCGCTACACGGTATCTAGTAGAAAGCAGGGCTCTAACAGCTGCAGTCTTAGTATCTTCTgtacccaccaccacctcctccgcCTCCCCCGCCATAGCCCCCTCTCCCGCCATAGCCCCCTCTTCCACCATAATCTCCCCTCCCACCATAATCTCCCCTGCCTTGGAAACCTCCTCGaccacctcctcccccacctcctccccacccNNNNNNNNNNNNNNNNNNNNNNNNNNNNNNNNNNNNNNNNNNNNNNNNNNNNNNNNNNNNNNNNNNNNNNNNNNNNNNNNNNNNNNNNNNNNNNNNNNNNCCCCCACCACCTCctctgccaccacctccacctccaccaccccagccacccctccctccaccttcttgTCTCTTCTGCCAAGGGGGCATTTCAGGGGGTGGTGGTTCAATTTCATTCGGCCGTCCTCCCCTGTCAGGCACCCTCCCCATAAGCACCTGTGTGAAAAAAGAGTTCTCATTAGGTTTCTGGTTTTCAACGTTAAATTTCAGAAGATATTAAGgttattatttctaaataaagaagCCAAATCTTTGAACATATAAGGGATGAACGTGTATGAATTAATACTGAAAATATAAGTGTGATGTTTGACATATTCCTGAGtacagtattatttttaaacaaattagaGCAGTATTCCCTACAGTTAAAgtcttattaattttttctcactTAAATTTGTTAACAAAATTTATGACAAACATGGTGTCACATGAAGAACTATTTTAGCAAAATGTTTTTAAGGCACAAATCATAAAACCTACGTTAGTCAACttcatatgcatttatttatacaacTCTGACTTTCCACAAGGGTCTGTTCGGCAATGGGTTATCCAGTAAGTCTGCACTCCTCTGACACGTTAGTTCATCAGTGAATAAAGACTACATAGCACGCAGCCCCCTTTGAATGGAACAACAGTCCTAGTTATGTTCTGGAGCAGTTTCCTCTGAgggaaacattccatcctgcaggaagCTCAGTAACACAGGAAGTCAACAACTCAAAGTAACTTCaagaagtccctaaaactgaccagattcactagctttctccttccccaggaatatgtgaacagaacagaatgctgagcaTCTCTCTCAGAGGAGCAGAGCTGCAAAGCCCATTCTGAGACAAGACGCACTGTCCACTGTCCggaagaagcagaggccagcagcaCTGCATGAAGAAATGaagccttggggctggagagatggctcagaggttaagagcattgcctgctcttccaaaggtcctgagctcaaatCCCgtcaaccacatggtgactcacaaccatctgtaatgaggtctggtgccctcttctggcctgcaggcatacacacagacagaatattgtatacacaataaataaatatttaaaaaaaaaaaagaaagaaatgaagcccAGTGGAAGTGTTGGAAGGGGAGGCTCAAACTGTGCCACCCGCTGAGCTGCCTTTAAGCtgtgcagtgagctccaggttcccagcttttgtgagctgtctgtcagccatgctggggtgggctgtgGTGATGGCGCTGTCTGAGGCATTTCTACTCCTcatccatattcctgtaagtaacccagTGAAACCCACTGGGTGGACATGGTGGCATCTGCACTTTGATCTGTGGGGGCTCTGAACCTGGGGACAGTCTCCCCAGACAAAGTCTGTCACATAACAAgtgacacagagagaaggaatcTCCTGAACTATTCCTTTCTTTGAGGAAACTTAATATCAGTAATATACCTACTATAATATTATAGCATAGATAACCTAACTCTAAATCCAAGACATGAAATGCTTCAGAATTTAAAACTTTTCAGCACCAACTTGATggcacaaggaaaaaaaattctacaaatgaCATCATGGTTTGCACAGAAGCACAGGCACACAAAAAAATATGGCACAAAATTACCCTCAAACTATGTGTATAAGGTATACACAAAACAAATTCTGTGTTTTAACACTGGTCTCATCCTAAGATCATTGAAACAAacagatattgtgtgtgtgtgtgtgtgtgtgtacctataaTCTTTCACTCTGCCATGAGCATGCAGCATAGCTTATGTCTGCCAATGGGtagaaatgtacacacacacacacacacacatatgtgtgtatatatatatataaatatatatatataatttaaatctattttgtaaaaatatttaatttaaagttgagcggtggtggtgcctttaatcccagaacttgggaggcagagacaggtggatctttgtgagttcgaggtcagcctgaggtctacaagagctagttccagtacaagctccaatgctacagagaaaccctttctcaaaaaaaacaaaaattaattaattaatcaaaattttaagttaaatttttattaaacatcatttaaaatacaagCATTTCTCTCCAAGTACTTTGAATGAGGACTATTGAACCTTTCTGAGAGAGAGCATGCATACAGACACCAATTCCCTTAGCCAAGCTTTTAGCAACACCTGGAAGGATAAACTAGGGAGAGTTGAAGCTTCCACCCATCGGCAGACATAAGTGTCAACCTTGCCAGAGGGGTACAGCCAAGGGGACTCCAGCAGTTTCCAGGAGACAAGACAAAAACATTCACCTCTCAATCAAAGCAGCCAAAGAATCAGCTAGACTGCAACGTCATCTCTAATCAAACCCACAGAAAAAGGTCAtcaatttgagagagagagagagagagagagagagagagagagagagagagagagagagagagaaagagagagagcgcaaggGTTTAAGTACTAGAGGAGGAGTGTGGAAGGGAGGTGCTGCATGGGGGggattggagggaagaaaggtaaGGGGTTGatctaattatattataaattttaaaaattattttaaaatgcatagaaGAAGTTATATCACAGATATGTAGCACAGGCTTTTTATCCCAGTACGTGGGAGCCAGAAGCatgccagtctctgtgagttcaagatcagcctagtctgcatgagttccaggtcagccagggttacatagtaacCTACTACTACTCTTACTACCACTACTACCACTACTACCACTACTACCACTACTACCACTActaccactactactactactactactactactaataataataataataataataatgcattcTCACTATGCAACAAACTTCCACATATAAGAATCTTTATCTCTCATCAATAATGTCCTAATTACcaaattatacacacatgcacacgcatgcgtgcgcacatacacaacaccaaacttttgtttttattgtgctacaCATTTTCACCAATCTTTCTTAGCTATTATTCTCATATAACTTCTGCCAAATTCATAGAGATGCTGTCCCAAAATAGTTCACAAATAAACTGTAGAGTAaaaacatggaaaagactgacttTAAACAACCATTggacttgcctagcatacaggaggggtgggggagagcaaaCCAAATGCCTCTGACAAATAATCCTATCTCAAATAAACTACCTGTCCCACTgcttttgattattattttgttgttcttcttctttagTCAAATCGCCCCTGGATGCTCTAACAGACACAGACCCCTTTCTGCTCTGCTGACGGTGACGTTTTTGGATTGTCTAGAGTGTTCTGCCATTACACTACATTACATTACAGTCAAAATCACAGACATCCTCAACTTCATGAAGACCACTGTCATAAGAATTGAAACAGACACCACAGAGATTTTAATTAGTAAATCTAATAAGTGGTGGTAACAATTCCTGAAGATTCTTACTAGTCAGATAGATAAAGCAAATACTTGATAAAGCTACTGTAAAAGCCCTTCTCAACTCCTCGGAGTCAGAAAGCGTTGACTGACTTCACGACTACAAAGGCTGAAAGAAAACTGACCTTATTGATGGCACATGCCGTCTTCTCCCGGCTGATGCCACTGCTTGTCCTGATGATCTTGGACAGATCTTCACGGGCAGCAAGCAGATGTGCCAACGTAACTGTTGTCTTGGGCGACAAAGCATACCGCTTGGGCTGGTAAATTCTTGCTATGTTATCTGTTTTTGCCTACGTGATGGTAAGAGAGGGAAATCGGCACAAGTGAATCTGAATGAAAAGTGTAGCAATCATAATCTTTAGAAAGAGAATTCGTAATATATAAGCAAGGaaatagagaagagagaaagcatcCCAATACTCAATGCAATggataaaatcaaataaacagaaaaataatacaaacaaacagaacaaaatgatatTACTCATGTTAACACATTATAAAATGGGTAATAAATCTTACAGAAACAACAGCCAAACTTGAAGAAATGGCGAGGACTATTAAATGTCTGGAGGGGACGCAGTTGTTGTCAGTGTCCTTCAGTTTAACTTACACACTTTGATCAACAGTAGTCCTAATGGAAATGGTtttaagacaagaaaataaacaacaacaacaacaaaaaaaaatctaaggtaAATCCAGAACCTAAATATGGAAGAATgacttaaagtatttttaaagaatcctACCACATACtaatatataatatgaatttatctttttctttgttttttctttttcaagacttcaagacagggtttctctgtgtagccctggtggtcctgccaggattaaaggcatgaccaCTACACCCAGCTGAATTTATCATTTTTAGAGCTAACAATTACTCTCATTAAATATGCTACACCGCTTTCAACTTAGGAGTTATTTAATCCAGAAATATTCATCACTCCATCTGCAGCTTTCTTAAGTTACAGGAATAGGAAGGATAGATGGATCcacaaggggaggggagaggagagagggactTGGGTTCCTAAAACACAGTGAGAAATCCCAGTTGTACCACATGCTAACACAGGAAAAGCATCCTGAGCACAACACACAGGACATCCACTGCCTCACCTGATTAACTGaaactctgaagaaaaagaagattgaTGAAGCAAGACAGAAAATGGCTGGAGTCtcataagtaaatgaatgaatgtgaaAACAACCTGAGAAACATTGCAGATTAATGAGCAGAAAGGAAAGATCATTTTCCACGGTGTGGCAAGCGCCGATGGATACTCGGCAGAACATCGGTGATGACATCAGCGGGGAGGCACACGTTCACCAAAAGACATCCAAGAGAGTAGAGCTGTTTTATCTTAAACTTTTAAACTATCACACTGTACAGACTAAAGTTTCCATATATCATACGTCAAAGGGTCTAAAAGAGAATCATCAGAAAATCGAGGAAATATCCGTAAGTGATATGTGAACTTTCTTAACAAAAGAGTTCAATCAAAAGGAAACCATAAGACACAGGAAGCAGCATCAAGACACaaatagaaaacaggaaattCAAATGACTAACGGGCATATGGAAAACAATTTTCCTGATAAGAAGAAACAAATTAGTAAGTTAATCTTTTTATCCATCAAGTTAGCAAGAAAGTTGAAGATAATGTGAGACAAGACTATATTTACCGGTATACAGAAGTTCCAATTATTAAAACTAATAACCTTTCACACAGCAAATACTATTTTAGGAATCTACCATAATACACTAAAATTTACAGTAAATTatgaaagttataaaaattatatagaaaaatttCTGATGTCAAATATAGGAAGAGGTATAAAATTAGAGCTAAGTGAGTTGTAAAATTATAAGCTAAATTTAATACAGCCTTCAAAAAGACCCTGAGAGAGAGCACCATGCACCTAGACCTCcatttcctgaagatcagagagcactGTGCATCCAGGTCTCTAGCTCCCATGGACCAGAAAACTCCATGGGTGCAGGCCTTCTGCTCCAGTGGGTCCAGAGAGTACCTGGGAAGGATACTCCAGAAGGACCCGGGAGCACCACGGGACCAAGTTCCCAGATGCAGCAGCCTCAAGACCCATGCAGGGTCTGAGCTTTGGCTCCAGCAGTCTTTAAGGTTAGTGCGGTTGTGAGGTTTAACTTCTGCAGTGCTCCCCACAGGACTGAACGCCAATACGTCCATGGTTCCAGAGCTTACTCAAGCCCTGGACTCTAGCCACAGCTCATAGTACACAGACTTGGGTAGTCTGACATTTGCTATCTTGCCCCTACTGGGCTCATAGACTCCAAGGGCAGACCAAAGTTTTGACTCCATGCCATTGTCTCCAGACCTAGTGAGCAGCTCCACCCTCGGTCCTGTGCTGTACAGCCAAGATGGAAATCATGTCAGATCTTCCATCTGACAGTCAGCACCAAGCTCCACCAGTCCCCAGAACTGAACTCACAGCTCAGAGACATCCATCtaggacagcagttctcaacctgtggatctcaacccctttgggggttgaacaagccttccacaggggtcacataacagatattctgtatatcagatatcTATATTACAATTCACAAAAgctgcaaaattacagttatgaagtagcaacaaaaaaaatttatggctaggggtcaccacagcatgaggaactatattaaagggtcacaagattagaaaggttgagaaccactgctctaggaagAATCACAGAATCTAACATGTTCAAATgaactggaggaagaggaagctcaAACTTAAAGACAAGCCCATTCCAACAGATGGACAATACAGCATAGAAACACAAAGACTATGACACAGCCACCATCCATGACCCATCTACATCCGACCAACACACCTATGAGgtaatccaaagctacagatagaTAGCTGAATTTCTGAGAAATGATTCagacttttcaaaaaattaatggTCATAAAGGTTCAAAGAAACAGATGAACAAAGTAAGAAAATCTATCCAAGACCTCAACAAGACAGTCTCTAAAATGAATGACAGTCAGTAAAATTAGAGGTAGACATTCAAATTATGAAGGAAAAGTTCATTAAGGAGATTGAAAcgctgaaaaagaaagagacagatacTTGGGGATAGTTACTCAAATCAAAGCCACATCTGAAAGCATCAATAGACAAGGCCACACAGCAGATCATGGTTCAGGGACAGAGAACACAGCTGAGATACAAACATAAACAGATataagaaggaaaatattaagGAGCatgaataaaatttccaaaaagcCTAGAGAGAAGTTCAGAGTTAAAATGAAATGGGACAAACAGACTATTTATTGAAGCTATAGCAGAAAACTCCCCAAACTTAGAGAAAGAAACAGTATACAAACACAAGATGTACAGAAAACTCCAGACATGACCAGAGATGAAACTCCAACATGTCACAGTCAGAATGTCAAATACAATGTAGAGAAATAACCCCAAGAGCACAGGAAAACATCAACTCACACATAAAGGCAGAAATATCAGAATTACTTCAGACTTTCCATCAGCAACCATAAAAGTCAGAAGAGCTTGGAATTAACTATTTCAAGCTCGGAAAGTAAACAACTGTGAACCAAGAatgctatacccagcaaagccATCTTCCAAAACTGGTGGAACAATAAGGATATTTCAAGGCAATTCACAACAATCCAGCATTGTAGAAAATTCTTAATAGAGTactggaaagaagggagggaaggagggaggaagggaagagggaaggagggagggagggagggaggagggaaagaggaagggagggagggaggccatcCGCCTGTCTCCTTAATATGAATACATGAAAGTGGATACTCCATGGGAAGTTCAGATAAGCAAACCTGAGCTGGGAAAGAAACAACCATATCCAACACAGCAACTCAGCAAACCCTTGAAActaacacagaaggaaaagagatacCAATAATTCAGCAAAACAATATCACCAAGAAAATGCATAGGAAATAGTAAGCCCTGTCTATAATAAACTAAAATGGAAATGGCCTCAATTCACCATTCACTAAATAGAAATAGACTAACAGACTAGATTAAAAGAACCAGCTATCTATTATCTGCAACTAACACTTAGGTAGCAGAGATGAAAAAGTGGAAAACAAATCCCCAAGCAAATGGAAACTGTAAACAAGCAGGCATAGTTATCCTTCTAGCAGAGCAAGTAAACCTCAAACCTGTAGTCTTGCTTTCTCACCAGGACCCCTGGTCAGCAAATAAGGACACAGACTTCTGAAAGCTCAGCCTGAGCTCAGGCTtttttccaactagctcttataacttattattgcctctattaatttacattctgcCACGTGGCATCCCTACCTCtctttttcccagagtcctctctcttctggaagtcccacctattctctcctgcctagctattggccatttctttattaaaccaatcagaaggtgtcttgGACAGAGACACAGCTTTACAGTGTAAACAATATTCCACAATACAAACCAAGACTAATTAGAAGACATAAAAAGGGCATTACATATTAATAAAGATGACAATTTATCACGAAGATACAGTAATTGTAAACATTTATACACTGGATCTATTAGAGCCCCTAATTTTATACAAACACTGAAGGGCATAAAAGGCCATCTAAGTCCTGACACAATACTGGAGGAGGAGGGGTTTCAACACTACACTCTTGTATTTAAATGGATCTTCTAAACTGGAAGCAAGTAAAGAAACTCAGATCTAAAATTCAGTATGGATCAACTAGGAATAACAGATGTATACAGAATATTCCACCTaacagagaagaaatatttttcttcagcaTCAGATAGAACTTTTTCTAAAATCAATCCTCTCATAGGACACAAACCCAAATCTCTgcaaatacagaagaaaacagaatcaagCAAGAAAGATAATCCCTTACGTCCGATTAGAAGACAGtgtaataaaattagaaatcatcaagaaaaacaaaaatatttggagactaagcaataatttttaaattagcagTGGGTCATATAAGAAATGCAGGAAAAATGTAAATCCCTAGTGATAACTGACAATGAGAACACAAGTTCTCAGCACCTTCGGGTTGAAAAGTCAGTCCTCTCACAGTAAAACACCTGAAGGGCAGTAAATCAGTAACCTAATGGTACAAGGCTCCTGAAGGGCAACCAGCGGCCAATCCCAAGTCCTGCAGAAGGCAAGGAATACtaaaggtcagaggagaactggTGAAATAGAGAGAAggtatggaaagagaaaagactgtGTTAAGGGGTCAAGCTCATGACAGCTGCACTTTAAACAGTCCGCTAACTCATTCCTGTGAGACCAAAGCTCAAGACCAGGATTAGACCACTCAGGAGGGCAGATGCCTATCTTCCACGAGACTCCATGGCCACCACCATGGTGGGAACCAAGCTTCTAGAATATGAACCTTGAGGAACATCAAACATAGTAGCGTATGATGCCAAGTGACACAACACAGGAAGAACTGCTCAGCTGTCCAAATAACAGTAATGATGTAATGTCGGAACTCCACTTGTGGTCAAAGTGAGTAACTGATGCCAGATTCACCCTCTGAAGGGTGTGGACTAACAATTGCCAGACAAACAGTGGCAACCAATGGCTGCCATATAGTGAACATCACAGAGCTCAGGACAGCAGTCCTTCAAAGAGGGAAGGTCTATGGTGGCCCTATTTACTGTCTGGAAAGTTCTAATGATtggaggaggaacagagagaccCCAGACTGACACCGGGTAAAGATTCAAGGAGTGTGGAAAGCTTCTAGTCAGAATAGCTCCATCCTGCAGTTCTCTTCAATGAGAAGACATGCCACAATCACCCAGCCTAAGAAACTCAAGAAACCTATTCCAGCATTAGTACCACCTAAACCTGCTTCTACTCTGTTTTCTCATTAGTTACTCACTGTCTCTACCTCAGTCAGCTCAAAGAAATACTCATTTTACACTAACATAAATAAAGCCATGCAAGTTAAAAACAAAGACGAAAGTCAGGGAACACTGTCATCAGCAAACATGAACCTGGAAGAGCCTATAATCACTGTATGTAAGAGCAGTGGTTAGCTGACATGTGGCCCAGAACAGAATTAAAGCAACTCGAGCAGCAGGAGCTGCCCCACACTGCCACCTACAGGAAACCAGGGGGAAAGCAGCCTCACCTTTGCTCTATCGGACCACCCAAAAGACTGCACGGTCACATCCAACCGTTTCATTAACATCCGCCGGCGGCATTCATATTCACAGCAAAGAGCATCATTAATCCTTTCCAATTTTTCCTAGAGGATTTGAGGATGAAACCACAAGATTAGACTCTTTGATTCTGCTCAGAGAAGAAATCTGAAAATTACTGTACTTTAAATAATACTATACTTAATGATCATTTTATATCCTGTGAGACTacggaaaaatatttaaataacatttaatgaTAAAACATTTATGGTGTTCAGAAGCTAGTAAAGAAGCTTATCTTTCAttagatatatatgtatttaagcAAAACATCAGCTTGCTAAGCAGCACATATTAAGGAAATAATAGGCCAAAAACTGTCTGTCTTGCTGGCCTCACAAACTACCCTCTTCAAATCACAGCTCTGCTAATATATTGCCACTAAAAACATTCTTCCtagtagatattttaaattaataactcAACTAAAGTGTTATAATTATCTGTGATCTAATTCTCCAAAACACTAAATGTCCATTTACGAAAGGACACCAGTGCAGAATGGACTGGATGCTGCTTGTCCCCTCAAAGGTTCCTGTGTTGGAGGTCTGGTCTGAGAGGGGGCAGGGgttgagaaagaagaggaagggtacAGAGAGCCTGTGTGAAATGGGGCTCAGGAACAAGGTTTAGGTCCACCGAGATATGACCCTGAAAAGGACTTTGGGATGCGAGCCTTGGGACTTTTCATCTGGTGTctccctcatgcacacacaccagcctTGCCATCCATCAGGAAGTGACAGAGCCAAAGGTGGTCCTTGCCAGAGCTGGCACCTTGCAGTTTAGACTTTGAGTCTTTTAAGCTGTGGGATAAGTCTCGGGGTAGCCTGCCTCGAGTATTTCCTTAAAGTAACAAAAACGTTTAAAAACtaaccaggctgtggtggcacacgcctttaatctcagcacttggaaggcaggtggatctctgtgagttcaaggccagcctggtctacagagctggtacAGTTATGCTTTAATTATATAATTAGTAAAAGGAACACTTACTGCCTGTTCTGAACTTAAATCAACCTTTAGCAGTGGTTTTCCCACATGGTTTTTCTGAACTTTCGAGAGAATATCCTTCACCTGAAAGCAAATATAAAAGATTACAAAAAATATGCATACAGAATCATTTAAAACCATCTTATTCTTATTTGATGTGCTGTTTTGAACAGCAAATAATAACCATGCTAAAGTGATACCACTAAAACACACCTTCACCTAGCAGGAAAGCGGGTCATGGCAGTGCCAAGTCCCTGGAGCACAAAAGGAGCTGGCTACATTCATTCAAACCACAGAGCACTCTTGTCAGAGTAAGGAAGTGTACAGAGGCCCAGTGTTAAAATGGTGTGTGGGCAATCACTGTGCAGTGTCCTCTCAAGATGGTACTCTTTACTTCCTGGTCCACTCTCAAGAGAGAACTAGAACATCTAACAAGTTCCTCAGTTTCTCTCAAATAAATACTGGAATTGTTACTTAGCTGACATTTCACTGCTCTACAAGACAACATGGGATAAGCTTCCCTATTACAAGACAACATGGGATAAGCTTCCCTATTACAAGCCtgacataaacattttaattacttttacaAAGCTACTGATTTAGGGtatcatttttattctgaaaacagGATATTAGACAACTGCTTTTTCTTTAGTATCATCATAGGTCATTGCAATAATAGGAATTTTGCCTGAAGAAATTGACTGCAGAGTAACATTCTAAGTCAGGTTCACCCTCCAAACTAGAGAGTGGTTTGGTGTCTTATTATATAACAACCATAGCAGATAATCAGAAGCAGTAATGTTTCTTTAAGAGCTCTGGGAGCTAACTGCCTACTCtcaaatgttgtgggatattagtacactgtgtgaagatatactgctgtgattggtttaatggagagctaaacagccaatagctaggcagaaggtataggcaggacttccaggtagagagaaaggaagtaggaGATGAATCTATGATGCACTAGAGATTCCGGGAGACACAGAAGCAGAATGGGCGGTATGCAGCAGAAcatagatgactagaaa includes:
- the Fam98b gene encoding protein FAM98B — encoded protein: MRGPELGPETSMEGDVLDTLEALGYKGPLLEEQALSKAAEGGLSSPEFSELCVWLGSQIKSLCNLEESITSAGRDDLESFQLEISGFLKEMACPYSVLISGDIKDRLTKKDDCLKLLLFLSTELQALQILQKKKQKNSQLDKNSEICQEVQAVCDALGVPKSDTSDIPLLLSQVESKVKDILSKVQKNHVGKPLLKVDLSSEQAEKLERINDALCCEYECRRRMLMKRLDVTVQSFGWSDRAKAKTDNIARIYQPKRYALSPKTTVTLAHLLAAREDLSKIIRTSSGISREKTACAINKVLMGRVPDRGGRPNEIEPPPPEMPPWQKRQEGGGRGGWGGGGGGGGRGGGGGXXXXXXXXXXXXXXXXXXXXXXXXXXXXXXXXXGWGGGGGGGGRGGFQGRGDYGGRGDYGGRGGYGGRGGYGGGGGGGGGGYRRY